Within Streptomyces sp. NBC_00704, the genomic segment GGAGACGCCCTTCTGCCAGGACATCGTGATCCGGTACCCGTCGCCGCTCCTGACGCCCTTGATGTCGATGGGCGAGACGGCGCTCTTGTCCCCGATGGGCGTCTTGCAGCCGTAGTTGACGTCGACGACCTCGGCCATGGCCGCCGGGGCGGCCGTCAGCACCGCCGAGCCGGCCAGGGCCGCGGCAGTCGCGAGCACGGCGGTTCGCTTCCGGTTCGACACGGTCCCGTCCCCTCACTCCCACCGCCCCGCCTTACTGACGAGGCATCAGATTGAGCCGTCAAGGTACGCCCGAGGCGATGAGGAGGGAAGAGAAGGCACGGGCCGGAGTTGTGACGATCCCGCACCCGGCCCCGACCCCCAGGAAACCCCTGGGAACGGGGGGCCGGAGGAGCGGGTCCGGGGGCGGAACCGCGGGGGGGCGGGACCGGGCGTTGGGGAGCGAGGAGCGGGGACGGCAGGCAGGGGCCGGGGGCCGGCCGGCCGGGGGGCGGGGAGCGGGGACGTGAAACAGGGGACCGGGGACCGGTCAGCCGGGGGGCGAGGCGGGCCGGCGGCACCATGCGCCGGGGCCGGGTACGCGGAGGGGGAGCGTCGCGCCGCGACCGGCGCGGCTCGGCGATCGAGGAGCGACCGGTGGCGGGCAACGCCCGGCGACCGCGGAAAGCGTGGTGATCGGCGACCGGTAAGGGCTGGTGCCCCTGACCGAAAGCAGCGGCAGTGACAGGGGCACTAACGGCCGGCGATCCGCGGTGCCCCGCGACCGCGGGCGGTGGTGACCGCCGGTGGGCGGTGGCCGGGATGGGCGGCCCGCCGGGTCGGGGCGCCGCAGGGGGCGGCCCGCCGGGTCGGGGCGTCGCAGGGGGCGGCCAGCGGGCGCGCGGCCGCGGGTGGCGCCCGCGTACGACGACAGTGAACGTCGGCAGCGGGCGTCGGCAGTGAACGCCACCGGCGGGTGCCGGCGGCACGCCGGCCGGGTCGGGGCCGGAGGCCCGTGGCCCGCGGCCGGGGCGTCAGGCCGGTGCGGCGCCCAGTTCCGCCCAGACCGTCTTGCCCGCTACGCCCTGGGCCCGCATGACGCCCCAGTCCAGGCAGAGACGCTGGACGATGAACATGCCGTGTCCGCCGGGGCGGCCCGCGCGGTGCGGGGTGCGGGGCGCCGGCTGGCCCGTGCCGCGGTCCGAGACCTCGACGCGGATCACCTTGTTGTCGCAGCCCAGGACCATCGCGTCCGGCCCCTCGGCGTGCAGGCACGCGTTGGTGACCAGCTCGGAGACGACGAGCAGCACGTCCTCGGCGGCGGCCCGCCGGTCGGCGGTGGCGGCCGGCAGCCAGCCCCACGCGTAGAGCGCCTGGCGGGCGAAGTCGCGGGCGAGCGGGACGACACCGCTGGCGTCCTCGAAGTTCAGCCGGCGTACCTGACGGCCGCCCGGCGACGCGGGCGGCACGGCAGCCGTGCCTCCGCCGGACGTCCCAGCCCCCCGCGCGTCCCCGTGGGACGTCCCGGAAGCGCCGCTGGGCTCCGGGCTGGGCTCCGGGCCGCGGTCGCCCGGCGAGTAAGGCCGGGTGGTGCTCATCAGCGCTTCACCTCACCGATTCCCCGATTGACCGGTTCACCATTCAAGAGTCGGATCTCTGCAGAGTCGTACGTAACCGGACGGCGTTCGTATCGGCGCCACCGCCGGGATGTGCGGGTTCAGGATGACTCCTGCCCGGCGTGACGGGCGGGACACCCCTCATCTCGCCCGTGTCGGGCCGACGCCGGGCGGACGGCGGAACTCAGCCGTCCTCGTCCTGTCCGTCGCGCCCGTCGGCCAGCGCCGCCTCGACCGTGTCGTGCACGGTGAACACGGCGTCCGCACCGGTGATCTCGAAGACCCTGGCCACCACGGGCAGCATGCCCGCCAGATGGACTCCGCCGCCGGCCGCCTCCGCCTTGAGGCGGGCTCCGAGCAGCACGTTGAGCCCGGTGGAGTCACAGAACTCCAGGCGCGTGCAGTCGACCACCAGGC encodes:
- a CDS encoding ATP-binding protein, whose amino-acid sequence is MSTTRPYSPGDRGPEPSPEPSGASGTSHGDARGAGTSGGGTAAVPPASPGGRQVRRLNFEDASGVVPLARDFARQALYAWGWLPAATADRRAAAEDVLLVVSELVTNACLHAEGPDAMVLGCDNKVIRVEVSDRGTGQPAPRTPHRAGRPGGHGMFIVQRLCLDWGVMRAQGVAGKTVWAELGAAPA
- a CDS encoding STAS domain-containing protein, which codes for MDRGTVGSAQSGRLLVEVREEGPSAVVTPAGELDHHTADLLREPLEACLARGHSRLVVDCTRLEFCDSTGLNVLLGARLKAEAAGGGVHLAGMLPVVARVFEITGADAVFTVHDTVEAALADGRDGQDEDG